The following are from one region of the Sciurus carolinensis chromosome 5, mSciCar1.2, whole genome shotgun sequence genome:
- the Pcdh20 gene encoding protocadherin-20 — MRGRGNARSSPALAVSWRPATWHPCLDMGHLHRPRSSTSYRNLPHVFLFFLFVGPFNCLASYSRATELLYSLNEGLPAGVLIGSLAEDLRLVPRATGRQNQQSLPERTGSAAEWYPPLSFSLASGGLSGQYVTLDNRSGELHTSALEIDREALCLEGGGGAAWGGSISISSPSSDSCLLLLDVLVLPQEYFRFVKVKIAIRDINDNAPQFPVSQISVWVPENAPVNTRLVIEHPAVDPDIGTNGVQTYRLLDYHGMFTLDVEENENGERTPYLIVMGALDRETQDQYVSIIIAEDGGSPPLLGSATLTIGISDINDNCPLFIDSQINITVYGNATVGTPIAAVQAVDRDLGTNALITYSYSQKVPQASKDLFHLDEATGVIKLFSKIGGSVLQTHKLTILANGPGCIPAVITALVSIIKVIFRPPEIVPRYIANEIDGVVYLKELEPVNTPIAFFTIRDPEGKYKVNCYLDGEGPFRLSPYKPYNNEYLLETSKPMDYELQQFYEIVVVAWNSEGFHVKRIIKVQLLDDNDNAPVFLQPLIELTIEENNAPNAFLTKLYATDADSGERGQVSYFLGPDAPSYFSLDSVTGILTVSTQLDREEKEKYRYTVRAVDCGKPPRESVATVTLTVLDKNDNSPRFINKDFSFFVPENFPGYGEIGVISVTDADAGRNGWVALSVVNQSDIFVIDTGKGMLRAKVSLDREQQSSYTLWVEAVDGGEPALSSSTKITILLLDINDNPPLVLFPQSNMSYLLVLPSTLPGSPVTEVYAVDKDTGMNAVIAYSIIGRRGPRPESFRIDPKTGNITLEEALLQTDYGLHRLLVKVSDHGYPEPLHSTVMVNLFVNDTVSNESYIESLLRKEPEINIEEKEPQISIEPTHRKVESVSCMPTLVALSVISLSSITLVTGMGIYICLRKGKKHHREDESLEVQIPLKGKIDFHMRERKPMDISNI, encoded by the exons ATGCGCGGCCGAGGGAATGCGCGCAGCTCGCCGGCCCTGGCAGTGAGCTGGCGCCCGGCGACCTGGCACCCGTGCCTGGATATGGGGCATCTACATCGTCCCAGGAGCAGCACCAGCTACAGGAACCTACCG CATGTGTTCCTGTTTTTCCTCTTCGTGGGACCCTTCAACTGCCTTGCGAGTTACAGCCGAGCCACGGAGCTTCTGTACAGCTTGAACGAGGGACTGCCAGCGGGAGTGCTCATCGGCAGCCTGGCTGAGGATCTGAGGCTGGTGCCCCGGGCTACAGGAAGACAGAACCAGCAGTCCCTGCCTGAACGCACTGGCTCTGCCGCTGAGTGGTATCCCCCTCTCTCTTTCAGCCTGGCCTCAGGGGGACTAAGTGGCCAGTATGTGACCCTAGACAACCGTTCTGGGGAGTTGCACACTTCTGCACTGGAGATCGACCGAGAAGCCCTGTGTCtggaagggggtggaggagcTGCCTGGGGTGgcagcatttccatctcctctccttcctctgactcTTGCCTTTTGCTTCTGGATGTGCTGGTCCTGCCTCAGGAATACTTTAGGTTTGTGAAGGTGAAAATTGCCATCAGGGACATCAATGACAATGCTCCACAGTTTCCTGTTTCTCAAATCTCAGTTTGGGTCCCAGAAAATGCACCTGTAAACACCAGGTTGGTCATAGAGCATCCTGCTGTGGATCCAGACATAGGCACCAATGGGGTGCAGACCTATCGCTTACTGGACTACCATGGCATGTTCACCCTGGACGTGGAGGAGAATGAGAATGGGGAGCGCACCCCCTACCTAATTGTCATGGGTGCACTGGACAGGGAAACCCAAGACCAGTATGTGAGCATCATAATAGCTGAAGATGGTGGGTCTCCACCACTGCTGGGCAGCGCCACCCTCACCATTGGCATAAGTGACATCAATGACAATTGCCCTCTTTTCATAGACTCACAAATCAATATCACTGTGTATGGAAATGCTACAGTCGGCACCCCAATTGCAGCTGTCCAGGCTGTGGACAGAGACTTGGGTACCAATGCTCTGATTACCTATAGTTACAGCCAGAAAGTTCCACAAGCATCCAAGGATTTATTCCATCTGGACGAAGCTACAGGGGTCATTAAACTTTTCAGTAAGATTGGAGGCAGTGTTCTACAAACACACAAGCTCACCATCCTTGCTAATGGGCCAGGCTGTATTCCTGCTGTGATCACTGCTCTGGTGTCTATTATCAAAGTCATTTTCAGACCACCTGAAATTGTCCCACGTTATATAGCAAATGAGATAGATGGAGTTGTTTATCTGAAAGAACTGGAACCTGTTAACACTCCAATTGCATTTTTTACCATAAGAGATCCAGAAGGTAAATACAAGGTTAACTGCTACCTGGATGGTGAAGGGCCATTTAGGTTGTCACCCTACAAACcatataataatgaatatttgcTAGAGACCTCAAAACCTATGGACTATGAGCTACAACAGTTCTATGAAATAGTTGTGGTGGCCTGGAACTCAGAGGGATTTCATGTCAAAAGAATCATTAAAGTGCAACTTTTAGATGACAATGATAATGCTCCTGTTTTCCTTCAGCCCCTGATAGAACTTACTATTGAAGAAAACAATGCACCCAATGCCTTTTTGACTAAGCTATATGCTACAGATGCTGACAGTGGAGAGAGAGGCCAAGTTTCATATTTTCTGGGACCTGATGCtccttcatatttttccttaGACAGTGTCACAGGAATCCTGACAGTTTCTACTCAGTTGGAccgagaagagaaagaaaagtacaggTACACGGTCAGAGCTGTTGACTGTGGGAAGCCACCCAGAGAATCAGTAGCCACTGTGACTCTTACAGTATTGGATAAAAATGACAACAGTCCTAGGTTTATCAACAAAGATTTCAGCTTTTTTGTGCCAGAAAACTTTCCTGGATATGGTGAAATTGGAGTAATTAGTGTAACGGATGCTGATGCTGGGCGAAATGGATGGGTGGCCCTCTCGGTGGTGAACCAGAGTGACATCTTTGTCATAGATACAGGAAAGGGTATGCTGAGGGCTAAAGTCTCTTTGGACAGAGAGCAGCAAAGCTCCTATACTTTGTGGGTTGAAGCTGTTGATGGGGGTGAGCCTGCCCTCTCCTCTTCCACAAAAATCACAATCCTCCTTCTAGACATCAATGACAATCCTCCTCTTGTTTTATTTCCTCAGTCCAATATGTCTTATTTGTTGGTACTGCCTTCTACTCTCCCTGGCTCCCCAGTTACAGAGGTCTATGCTGTTGACAAAGACACAGGCATGAATGCTGTCATAGCTTACAGCATCATAGGTAGAAGAGGTCCTAGGCCTGAGTCCTTTAGGATTGACCCTAAAACTGGCAACATTACTTTGGAAGAGGCACTGCTGCAGACAGATTATGGACTGCACCGCTTACTGGTGAAAGTGAGTGATCATGGTTACCCTGAGCCTCTCCATTCCACTGTCATGGTGAACCTATTTGTCAATGACACTGTCAGTAATGAGAGCTACATTGAGAGTCTTTTAAGAAAAGAACCAGAAATCAATATAGAGGAGAAAGAACCACAAATCTCAATAGAACCAACTCATAGGAAGGTAGAATCTGTGTCCTGTATGCCCACATTAGTGGCTCTGTCTGTAATAAGTTTGAGTTCTATCACACTTGTAACAGGGATGGGCATATATATCTGCttaaggaaggggaaaaaacaccacagggaagatgaaagTTTGGAAGTACAAATTCctctaaaaggaaaaattgacTTTCATATGAGAGAGAGGAAGCCAATGGATATTTCcaatatttaa